CTGACAATTTATTGCCTGATAGACTTCGTAACCCTCCAGCTCCATCATTCTGGCCAGAAGTTTACGTATCTGGTTTTCGTCGTCTATAATAAGTACTTTGTTCATTGTTTATTATATTAAATTAGTCATCCAGTATGCAGCTTCTTTTCCCATAGCCTTTAATTCATCAATGCTTTTCAGAGCTGCATCCTTTATCTCCTGAGGTTCATCTTCAGCGTGATTCAGAATTAAATAACGGTTGTAATCCATGAAATATTCAGGATGTCCCTGGAATGAAAGAATGTGTTCTCCTACTATAAATCCATCGATTGGGCAGAAATCACTGCTTGCAAACAGAGTGGCTTCTTTGGGAAGAACAACAACCTGATCGTTATGGTTATAATCCAGATTCATTATTCCTTCCGGGAAGAATTTTAATGCTTCGGGTAATACAATTTTGGAAGAACGGATACCTGTACCCCATCCTTTGTCAGACTTTTCAACTCGTCCCCCTAATGCCTGGGCAATTGCCTGATGTCCAAAGCAGATTCCTATTAAATTTGCCTGACGTGCATGTGCTTTTTGAATAAAGTTTAGTAAATCCTTTACCCATTTTGTTTCATCATAAGCACCGGCACGGCTTCCTGTTATAAGATAAAGTTCGTCAGAATGAATCTCCTCAGGAATCTCGCCTTCCTGAATATTGTAGATTTGGTATACCATATCATGACGTACAGAATCAAATAAATGATAAAACATGGAGGGGTAAGATTCTATATTCGAAGGAAGAAGTCCCGGGAATGTATCACAGAGCAGTATATTAAGTTTCATAATTATCAATTACAAATTAATGATGTATACAGTGCAAAGTAACTCCTTTTTTCAGAATACTTGGAATCTTTACTTCAAAATCTTAAGATGTGCGAATAAAATCTTTAAAAACTATTGCTGTTTGCCAGTTAAACTCCTATCTTCGTTTTCTTAAAGAAACCAGAAAACAAGAATAATAGTATGTTAGCAGACTTAACAATAAAAGAATATTTGGCAAAGACAGCAGGAAATAACTCTGTTCCTGCCAGTGGTTCAGCGGCTGCTCTAAGTGCAGCATTAGCGACTTCTTTGACTGAAAAAATAGCAAATCTTATTGCTGCCAGGCAAGAAGATGTGGAGATTAAAACTCAGATGGAAAATATTGCTGAATGTATGAAGGCATTACGTGAAGAGTTTACACAATGTATTGATCGTGACGCGGATTCCTATAATGAACTTGTTGAAGCATATAAAATGCCCGAAGAAACAAATGAGGAGAAGGTGAGTCGCGATGAGCAGGTACAGAAATCCATTTTGATAGCTGCAATGGTACCTTTTGATGTGGCCGAAATGGCTATGCGAATGATGGATTTTATTTCGGATGTTGCAAAGCAAGCTGATAAAAAAACGGCAACAGATGTTTGCTCGGCAATGTGTTTTGCCCGTAGCGCTGTGGTAAGTGCATTACTTATTACCAAGGAGAATCTGCTTCCGTTGAAAAGCAAACAGATAGTACAAGAACTGACAAAGAAATCAGTTGATATTGAAAATAGTGCAATAGCGAAGGAGCAGGAACTGCTTGATTGGTTTAAAACTCAGAATTAAATATTCTTTATCCTTCCTTGAGTAGGAGCTATTTTGATCAAAGAACGTTTGTTAGTAAATCGCATAAGTAGCAATTGTAAAGATGTCCGGGAACGGATTAAACGTTGGAGCATAAACTATGATACAAAATATTCCTATTAGAATTAAAGAATAAGCGTAAAGCTGTTTTTTAGAAACTGTGGATAAAGAAAATCCCCAATGTCCTGTTCTGGATACTGGGGATCTTTTTTAGTCTATAGTCTTTGATTTTATTGAGCTAATGCTTGTTCAATATCATCAATAATATCATCTACATTCTCAATACCCACTGAGAAACGAATTAAATCCGGAGCAACTCCGGCTTCAATCAATTGTTCATCGCTAAGTTGACGGTGAGTATGGCTGGCAGGGTGAAGTACACAAGTACGTGCATCGGCTACGTGAGTTACAATAGCTGCCAGTTGCAAGCTGTCCATAAATTTAATAGCAATATCTCTTCCGCCTTTCAGTCCAAATGCAATCACACCGCAAGAACCATTAGGTAGATATTTTTGTGCTAATTCATAATACTTATTGCTTTTGAGTCCGCTATAATTTACCCAAGCCACTTTGTCGTTTTTCTCTAAATATTCTGCAATCTTTTGAGCATTGCTGCAATGTTGAGGCACACGTAAGTGAAGAGTTTCCAATCCTATGTTAAGTAAGAAAGCATTGAAAGGAGATTGAACAGCGCCTAAGTCACGCATTAATTGTACTGTAGCTTTTGTGATAAATGCATTTTTTCCAAAGCTTGCAGTATAAGTTAATCCGTGATATGAATCATCAGGTTTAGTTAATCCTGGAAACTTATCAGCATAAGCATTCCAATCAAAATTACCGCTGTCAACAATGGCTCCACCCACAGAAGTGGCATGCCCATCCATATATTTAGTTGTGGAATGTATCACGATATCTGCTCCCCATTCAAACGGGCGACAGTTTATTGGAGTAGCAAAGGTGTTATCAACCAGCAAAGGCACTCCATGACTATGCGCTATCTTTGCAAATTTCTCGATATCAAGAATGTTTAGTCCTGGGTTGGAAATTGTTTCTCCAAACAGTGCTTTGGTATTTGGTCTGAAAGCGCTGGAGATTTCTTCTTCGCTTGCTTCCGGATCAATAAAGGTAACTTCAATACCTAGCTTTTTCAGAGTAACTCCAAAAAGATTGAATGTTCCACCATAAATTGTGGAAGCGCTGACGAAGTGGTCTCCTGCAGAACAGATATTGAATATTGCATAGAAGTTTGCTGATTGGCCAGATGAAGTCAGCATTGCTGCAACTCCGCCTTCTAAAGCAGCTATTTTCGCAGCTACGGCATCATTTGTTGGATTCTGCAAGCGTGTGTAGAAATAGCCGCTTTCTTCCAGGTCGAAAAGCTTAGCCATCTGATCGCTAGTTTCATATCTGAAAGTAGTGCTCTGGTAAATAGGAAGCACACGTGGTTCCCCTTTTTTAGGATCCCAACCTGCTTGTACACAGATTGTTTCCGGTTTTATTTTTTTAGTCATTTTATTGTGATTTTTAAGTGGTTCCTGTAGTTTGACTGCAAAAATACATAAATCCATCTGAAGAATGTTAACAACTCTTTTAATAATTCTATTCTTTTATATAATAATTCATTAGTGTCCCATTAAAAATGGGACGTTATTAAAAATCAAATAAACTTGGCTCATTCAGTCTAAAACGTTCTTTGTCATATTGAAATTTAGTTTTGTTGAAGAGATCTTGGAGATGAGTTTTATCGGTCAATGATATACTCAAGATCTGCAAGATCTCGTATGTGCTTCTATTAAGCTGCATGTCATTTTGAACGATAGCGACCAAGCAATAGCTACAGATGGCGGCATAGATTTGTATTCTTACGGCATTCTCAGTAGTACCCCAATACTTCTTGATTTTGAGGTGTTGCTTTAGCCATTTGAAGAAAAGTTCTACCTGCCAGCGATTCTTGTAAAGTTCAGCGACTTGAAGAGAAGATATATGCGTTGCATTGGTTAAGAAATCAAACTCACGCTTTTGTTCTTCATCCCAGTATCTAACCAAACGAAGAGCTTCTTTATAGTATTGCCTCGGATAAAAGCCTGTCAGTTCGATAGTCATATCCGAAAGCACATTCTTAGGTAATCTTCGTTTCCATTTTATGGGCTTGTATTGAAGATTCTTCTTTGCCCTGATAACGAAGTAGGCTCCTATCTGATGAATTTTACTCAACATCTTGAAGTTGTTATAGGCTCGGTCAAATATGTAGTAAGAATCTGATTCGTAAGGAATCTCATTCATTGGCTTTGAGTCGTGTACAGAAGCTTCAGTAATATGAAAGAATGTTGGTATCTGCGTTTCTACATCATATAATGTGTGCACTTTGATACCGCCTTTTTTCTTGCGAAACTTCGCCCACCAAAAGACGGAGAGACACAAGTCAATCGTTGTTGAATCAAAGGCGTAGACGTTTCCACCAAGTTTGAAGATATCTGTAGCTCGCTTTTCTCGTGCTTCGTTTACAAGGAAGTAGGCAAATTCTTCAAAGATGCGACAATCTCTATCTTGGTTGGCTCTTGCCAGAGATGATTTCGAAACATTCTTGCCCATCCCTAAGTGGTAACACTTAGAATGATGTGCATCAAGAGCAACAATCAAATCGCGTAGACTTTCTCGATTAGAGAGTTGACCAAACATCAGCGCAAGTATTTGATTCCAACAAGTGAAATGCTTAACATACTTATCGCCTTCGTATTTGCGAACAATATAGTTGAACTTGTTTCTATCTAAGAACGATACGAGTTGAGCGAAAACGAATTTATCTCTATTCATTTACAATCCTATTTAAGACTGCAAAGATGAAAATTCAAATCCGTTTAATCGAAAATCCTCCGCAACTAACTAATTTTCAAATATTTCAAAGAGCTATTTTAGATTTTAATGGGACAGCAATGATAATAATTATGAAATAATTGATGAAAGCTGGAAAACTAATTTAGTTTGAAAAGTTTTCTATCTATCTTTGCATACGTAAGCAAAAAAAGAATAAAAGAATAAAAAATAAAGAGGATGGCGTGATGAATGAAAGTGATAGAAAAACGAATACTGCTAAACAAGAATTTAAAAAACGCATTGTTCTGGCTGCAATGAAAGCTTTTACAACGAACGGAATTAAAGGAGTTACAATGGATGATGTTGCATCCGATCTTGGTATTTCCAAACGCACATTGTACGAAACATTTAAAGATAAAGAGGAACTATTAATTGAATGTGTGAAGCTACAGGAAGAAGAGAAGGAGGCTTTTGGTGCGAAAGCGATTGCTGAATCTAGTAATGTACTGGAAGTTATTCTGAAATTCTATAAGCTAAGTATTGATATTTATCAAAAAATAAACATACGTTTTTTTGAGGATATTAGAAAGTACCCCAAAGTGAATGAACTGATAAGGCAAAGTCGCGAAAAGAATCAATGTAGCGTCCTTGCTTTTTTTAAGAGTGGAGTAGAGCAAGGAATTTTTAGAGATGACGTAAACTTCGAGATAGTGAATATTCTTCTTAGGGAACAGATGGACTTTCTTCATAGTGCTGAAATTGTCAGGGCTTACTCTTTTATTGAAGTTTATGAATCTATTGTTTTTATTTTCTTGCGTGGGATATCAACAGAAAAGGGGCAGAAGATATTGGATGAGTTTATAGGTAATTACAGAAAACAAAAAATGTAAAACTACGATATGGATAAAATGAAATGTTTTTTAGGTAAGAAGGCGCTTTTTGTCATTGCTGCATTGCTTCTATGTAGTGTCAGCAGAGGGCAAGAGGTGTTGAGGCTAAGTCTGGAAAAAGCTTTGGAGATTGCGCAAAGTGAAAATCCAACAATTAAGGTTGCAGACAAAGAGATTGAAAAGAAGCAATATGCCAAGAAAGGTGTAATTGCAGGATTATTCCCTAATATAAATGCATCAGGCGGGTATACATACACAATTAAGAAGCAGGTATTTGCAATGATGGGGCAAAGTATTAAGGTAGGGCAGTCTAATAACTGGAATGCAGGTTTGAGCCTTTCGCTGCCTATTTTTGCACCCACGCTGACTAAGTCAATTGAATTATCAGCAAAAGATGTAGAGCTAGCAGTAGAAAGTGCGCGTTCCTCAAAACAGGATCTTGTTAATCAGGTAACAAAGGCATACTATCAGTTACTATTGGCTCAGGACTCTTACGAGGTGCTCAAGAAAAGTTATGCACACTCAGAAGCTAATTATGAGGTTGTGAATAATAAATTTAAGCAGGGAGTTGTTTCGGAATACGATAAAATACGTGCCGAAGTTCAGGTTAGAAACTTAAAACCGAGTGTGATTTCTGCTGAAAATGCAGTGAACCTAACTAAACTTCAACTAAAAGTATTGATTGGTTTGGATGCAAACCAAAATATGGAAATTGAAGGTAACCTGGCTAATTATGAAAATAGTATGTATGCTGAAGCGTTGAATGTTGATACTACCATGATTGATAATAATACGCAATTAAGACAAATGAAGCTGCAGAGTGAAATGCTTGATAAGCAACTTCAGGTGAATAAAAGTGCATATCTTCCTTCTGTATCATTGTCTTCTCAGTTTTCTTATGTGTCAATGAACGAAGATTTTAAATTTGGAAATTACAAATGGAATCCTTACAGCACTGTTGGCCTCTCTCTCTCAATTCCTATTTTCGATGGTAATGCTCGTTCGTATAAGGTAAAACAAACAAAATTACAGATGGAACAGCTGACTCTGAATAAATTGAATTTACGTAGAAGTCTGGATGTTCAGGTGAAGAACTATATGGATAATATACAAAAGTCTATTGAACAGGTCGGCTCAAATAAAGAGAGTGTGAAGCAAGCAGAAAAGGGATGTTTGATTGCTCAAAAGAGATATGAAGTTGGTAAAGGCACAATCCTTGAACTAAATGATTCGGAACTGGCACTAACTCAGTCGAAACTGTCATACAATCAATCGATTTTTGATTACCTGTCAGCAAAAGCTGATCTTGAGAAAGTATTGGGAAAAGATAGAATATTAAGTTCTTTCCCAAAGAATGAAGAACTAAAGAAATAGAATACTAACCGATAATAAATAAATAGAAATATGAAAAGATTTGGTAAAATTCAGTTATTCACTTTGGCCACTTTGATGTTGCTCAGCTCTTGCGGAAAAGGAGAAAAAACAGCAGCCACAACAATTAAGGAGGAAAAGCCAAAAGTTAAATTGGCATCAGTGAGAGCTGAGAATGTGGAACAGCTGCAGGAATTTACAGCTACAGTTGAATCTGATGTAAAGAACAATATAGCACCTTCATCTCCTGTTCGAATTGAGAAGATATATGTGGAAGTTGGTGATCAGGTTCGTAAAGGTCAGAAACTAGTCCAGATGGATGCTTCAAGCCTAAATCAGATTAAATCACAATTGGATAACCAGAAAATAGAGTTTGCCCGGATTGATGAATTGTACAAAGTAGGCGGAGCTTCAAAATCAGAGTGGGATGCCAAGAAGATGAATTTAGATGTGATGCAGACTTCTTACAGAAACTTATTAAGAAATACATCTTTAACCAGCCCTATTAGCGGAGTGGTTACAGCTCGTAATTATGACAGCGGTGATATGTATTCCGGAGGACTTCCGGTGCTCACTGTTGAAAAGATTTCGCCGGTAAAACTAATGATTAATATCTCTGAGGACTATTTTACTAAAGTGAAAAAAGGGATGACTACCCAAATTAAACTTGATGTATATGGTGATGAAGAATTTACAGGCAAGGTTAGTTTGGTTTATCCTACTATTGATAATACAACCAGAACATTCCCTGTTGAGATCACAGTTTCAAATAGCGGTCAGAAAGTACGTCCGGGAATGTTTGCCCGTGTATCAATGAATTTTGGTTCAACGGAACACGTAGTAGTTCCTGATCGTGCAATTGTGAAGCAAACTGGTTCCGGAGATCGCTATGTGTATGTATACAACAATGGAAAAGTCTCATATAATAAGGTTGTGCTTGGTCGTCGTATGGGAACTGAATATGAATTAATATCAGGAGTACCCAATAACTCGCAGGTTGTTGTTGCCGGACAGACTCGTTTAAATAACGGTACTGCTGTTGAAGTAGAGAAATAATAATTCCGACTTTTTAATAGCGATATATTAGTATAGATATATTGTTTTAGAAGGCCGATTAATAATTTAGAAAAAGATATGAGTATATATCAAGGAGCCGTAAAACGTCCTATAATGACCTCGCTCTGCTTTGTGGCAGTGCTGGTGTTCGGGCTTTTCTCTTTGCAGAAACTGCCTATTGATTTGTATCCTAATATAGAGACCAATACCATTATGGTAATGACATCGTATCAGGGTGCAAGTGCGTCGGACATTGAGAACAATGTTTCCCGCCCTCTTGAAAATGTGTTGAATACTGTAAGTAATCTAAAGCATATAACATCTAAGTCGAGAGAAAATATATCTATCATCACTTTAGAGTTTGAATATGGGAAAAACATAGATGAACTGACAAATGATGTACGTGATAAATTAGATTTGGTTAAATCGTCTTTACCTGATGGTGCCGAGAATCCTACCATCTTTAAGTTCAGTACAGATATGATTCCAATCCTGGTACTTTCTGCCAAGGCGAAGGAGAGTATGCCGGCACTGTACAAGATCCTGGATAACGGAGTAGCTAACCCGCTGGCGAGAATTGGCGGAGTGGGTACGGTGTCTGTTTCCGGTGCACCAAAACGTGAAATTCATGTTTATATTGATCCTGTTCGTTTGGAAGCATATCATCTGAGTGTGGAAAGTATTTCCTCCATTATTGCCGCAGAGAATAAGAATGTGCCGGGCGGTAATTTTGATATTGGTAGTAATACTTACTCTTTACGTGTACAGGGTGAGTTCCAGGATGCTTCTCAAATGGAGAATGTTGTGGTAGGTAGTTATAGTGGCAGAAATGTCTATTTAAAGGATGTGGCTCGTATAAAGGATTCCGTTGAGGAACGAACTCAGGAAACCTATAATGATGGTGAGCAGGGAGCAATGATTGTTGTTCAGAAACAGACTGGAGCTAACTCTGTGGAAATTGCTGATAAAGTGCGTGCTGCTTTACCTGCTTTACAAGCTAAGTTACCATCTGATGTGAAGCTGGATGTAATTGTGGATACGTCAGATAATATTAAGAATACAATTGCTTCTCTGGCGGATGTAATCCGTGATGCATTAATCTTTGTGGGACTCGTCGTATTTCTCTTCCTTGGACGATGGAGGTCTTGCGTGATAATTCTTATTACTATCCCGTTATCATTGGTGGCCTCGTTTATCTATCTTGCCGTGACGGGAAGTTCTCTGAATATTATTTCCTTGTCCTCATTATCCATAGCGATTGGTCTGGTAGTGGATGATGCTATTGTGGTATTGGAGAATGTGACCACGCATATAGAAAGAGGAAGTCATCCAAAGCAGGCTGCTGTTCATGGTACAAATGAAATGGCACTGTCGGTTATTGCTTCAACTCTGACTTTGTTTGCCGTATTCTTCCCGCTGACATTAGTTTCTGGTATGACGGGAGTTTTATTCCGTGAATTGGGATGGATGGTTTGTATCATCATGGCTATTTCTCTGATCTGTGCATTAACTCTGACTCCGATGATGAGCTCTCAGTTGTTGAAACTGAATCCTAAGCATAATAAAGTGTTTGAGAAATTCTATGGGCCTGTTAAAAAGGCGCTCGATCAGCTTGATGTAT
This genomic interval from uncultured Bacteroides sp. contains the following:
- a CDS encoding cyclodeaminase/cyclohydrolase family protein, translated to MLADLTIKEYLAKTAGNNSVPASGSAAALSAALATSLTEKIANLIAARQEDVEIKTQMENIAECMKALREEFTQCIDRDADSYNELVEAYKMPEETNEEKVSRDEQVQKSILIAAMVPFDVAEMAMRMMDFISDVAKQADKKTATDVCSAMCFARSAVVSALLITKENLLPLKSKQIVQELTKKSVDIENSAIAKEQELLDWFKTQN
- a CDS encoding O-acetylhomoserine aminocarboxypropyltransferase/cysteine synthase family protein; its protein translation is MTKKIKPETICVQAGWDPKKGEPRVLPIYQSTTFRYETSDQMAKLFDLEESGYFYTRLQNPTNDAVAAKIAALEGGVAAMLTSSGQSANFYAIFNICSAGDHFVSASTIYGGTFNLFGVTLKKLGIEVTFIDPEASEEEISSAFRPNTKALFGETISNPGLNILDIEKFAKIAHSHGVPLLVDNTFATPINCRPFEWGADIVIHSTTKYMDGHATSVGGAIVDSGNFDWNAYADKFPGLTKPDDSYHGLTYTASFGKNAFITKATVQLMRDLGAVQSPFNAFLLNIGLETLHLRVPQHCSNAQKIAEYLEKNDKVAWVNYSGLKSNKYYELAQKYLPNGSCGVIAFGLKGGRDIAIKFMDSLQLAAIVTHVADARTCVLHPASHTHRQLSDEQLIEAGVAPDLIRFSVGIENVDDIIDDIEQALAQ
- a CDS encoding IS4 family transposase; this encodes MNRDKFVFAQLVSFLDRNKFNYIVRKYEGDKYVKHFTCWNQILALMFGQLSNRESLRDLIVALDAHHSKCYHLGMGKNVSKSSLARANQDRDCRIFEEFAYFLVNEAREKRATDIFKLGGNVYAFDSTTIDLCLSVFWWAKFRKKKGGIKVHTLYDVETQIPTFFHITEASVHDSKPMNEIPYESDSYYIFDRAYNNFKMLSKIHQIGAYFVIRAKKNLQYKPIKWKRRLPKNVLSDMTIELTGFYPRQYYKEALRLVRYWDEEQKREFDFLTNATHISSLQVAELYKNRWQVELFFKWLKQHLKIKKYWGTTENAVRIQIYAAICSYCLVAIVQNDMQLNRSTYEILQILSISLTDKTHLQDLFNKTKFQYDKERFRLNEPSLFDF
- a CDS encoding TetR/AcrR family transcriptional regulator, whose translation is MNESDRKTNTAKQEFKKRIVLAAMKAFTTNGIKGVTMDDVASDLGISKRTLYETFKDKEELLIECVKLQEEEKEAFGAKAIAESSNVLEVILKFYKLSIDIYQKINIRFFEDIRKYPKVNELIRQSREKNQCSVLAFFKSGVEQGIFRDDVNFEIVNILLREQMDFLHSAEIVRAYSFIEVYESIVFIFLRGISTEKGQKILDEFIGNYRKQKM
- a CDS encoding TolC family protein, with product MDKMKCFLGKKALFVIAALLLCSVSRGQEVLRLSLEKALEIAQSENPTIKVADKEIEKKQYAKKGVIAGLFPNINASGGYTYTIKKQVFAMMGQSIKVGQSNNWNAGLSLSLPIFAPTLTKSIELSAKDVELAVESARSSKQDLVNQVTKAYYQLLLAQDSYEVLKKSYAHSEANYEVVNNKFKQGVVSEYDKIRAEVQVRNLKPSVISAENAVNLTKLQLKVLIGLDANQNMEIEGNLANYENSMYAEALNVDTTMIDNNTQLRQMKLQSEMLDKQLQVNKSAYLPSVSLSSQFSYVSMNEDFKFGNYKWNPYSTVGLSLSIPIFDGNARSYKVKQTKLQMEQLTLNKLNLRRSLDVQVKNYMDNIQKSIEQVGSNKESVKQAEKGCLIAQKRYEVGKGTILELNDSELALTQSKLSYNQSIFDYLSAKADLEKVLGKDRILSSFPKNEELKK
- a CDS encoding efflux RND transporter periplasmic adaptor subunit; the protein is MKRFGKIQLFTLATLMLLSSCGKGEKTAATTIKEEKPKVKLASVRAENVEQLQEFTATVESDVKNNIAPSSPVRIEKIYVEVGDQVRKGQKLVQMDASSLNQIKSQLDNQKIEFARIDELYKVGGASKSEWDAKKMNLDVMQTSYRNLLRNTSLTSPISGVVTARNYDSGDMYSGGLPVLTVEKISPVKLMINISEDYFTKVKKGMTTQIKLDVYGDEEFTGKVSLVYPTIDNTTRTFPVEITVSNSGQKVRPGMFARVSMNFGSTEHVVVPDRAIVKQTGSGDRYVYVYNNGKVSYNKVVLGRRMGTEYELISGVPNNSQVVVAGQTRLNNGTAVEVEK